The proteins below are encoded in one region of Lagenorhynchus albirostris chromosome 7, mLagAlb1.1, whole genome shotgun sequence:
- the DMRTA1 gene encoding doublesex- and mab-3-related transcription factor A1, protein MEQSQCGSRDQSGSGPPHLAPGLVAAAPPPQSPALPVPPGIPVPPTFLRPSSLFLRAAAAATAGSGGCPPPAGVERGVGAVACGYPRTPKCARCRNHGVVSALKGHKRFCRWRDCACAKCTLIAERQRVMAAQVALRRQQAQEESEARALQRLLYPGPSGPGGRSSGGSSRTENPQTTASGPATVSALGLSASRQASGLATPAFEIFQSDYTEEEQGRKESKCDSRQSGQEELVSKSHQFTLRSSPKSNDVTGKQNVRSSISENPNKDDSIQSPHLGEQSGGEESPRSLSSSDLESGNESEWTKDFTDTTVSLPTVSSRPRDPLDILTKIFPSYRRSRLEGILQFCKGDVVQAIEQVLNGKEHKPDTRDLASSGALENTAFQRASNLSLAGIGFGTLGNKSAFSPLHSTSASYGGDSSICSLNPRLGISPLRLAYSSPGRGLSGFMSPYLTPGLAPALPFRPALDYAFSGMIRDSSYLPIKDSATGGRLYSRPNQNNM, encoded by the exons ATGGAGCAGTCACAGTGTGGCAGTAGAGACCAAAGCGGCAGCGGCCCACCCCACCTGGCCCCGGGGCTGGTGGCAGCGGCCCCTCCGCCCCAGTCTCCAGCGTTACCGGTACCCCCGGGGATACCTGTTCCTCCAACTTTCCTGCGCCCGTCCAGCCTCTTTCTACGGGCAGCCGCAGCCGCCACCGCGGGAAGCGGAGGCTGCCCGCCGCCTGCCGGAGTGGAAAGGGGGGTGGGCGCCGTGGCCTGCGGCTACCCACGGACACCCAAGTGCGCCCGTTGTCGCAACCACGGAGTCGTGTCAGCCCTCAAGGGCCACAAGCGCTTCTGCCGCTGGCGGGACTGCGCGTGTGCCAAGTGCACCCTGATCGCCGAGCGCCAGCGCGTCATGGCCGCACAGGTGGCGCTGCGCAGGCAGCAGGCCCAGGAGGAGAGCGAAGCCCGGGCGCTGCAGAGGCTTCTATACCCTGGACCCTCAGGGCCCGGGGGTCGATCATCTGGAGGCAGCAGCAGAACGGAGAATCCCCAGACCACAGCAAGTGGCCCTGCGACGGTGAGTGCACTGGGACTGAGTGCCTCGAGACAGGCTAGTGGTCTGGCGACTCCTGCTTTCGAGATTTTCCAGTCAGATTATACAGAGGAAGAACAAG gACGAAAAGAGAGTAAATGTGACTCACGCCAGAGTGGACAAGAAGAACTGGTGTCTAAATCCCATCAATTTACCCTGAGATCATCTCCTAAGTCTAATGATGTCACTGGAAAACAAAACGTCAGGTCATCTATTTCAGAAAACCCAAACAAGGATGATAGCATTCAGTCTCCTCATCTTGGGGAGCAGTCAGGAGGTGAAGAGAGTCCCAGGTCCCTGTCATCGTCTGATTTGGAATCAGGAAATGAAAGTGAGTGGACCAAAGACTTCACTGATACTACAGTCAGCCTTCCCACTGTGTCCTCTAGACCAAGAGACCCTCTTGATATCCTTACCAAGATTTTCCCAAGTTACAGACGCAGCCGTCTAGAAGGCATTCTACAGTTCTGCAAAGGGGACGTGGTCCAAGCCATTGAACAGGTcctaaatgggaaagaacacAAACCAGACACCAGGGACCTAGCAAGCTCAGGAGCCTTGGAAAATACAGCTTTTCAGAGAGCTTCGAATTTAAGTTTAGCTGGAATTGGTTTTGGAACTCTAGGAAATAAATCAGCTTTCTCTCCCCTTCACAGTACTTCTGCTTCTTATGGAGGTGATTCAAGTATTTGCAGCTTAAATCCTAGACTAGGTATCAGTCCATTACGGCTGGCATATTCCTCTCCAGGGAGAGGGCTGTCTGGTTTCATGTCTCCCTACCTAACTCCTGGGTTGGCACCAGCATTGCCTTTTCGGCCAGCTTTGGATTATGCCTTTTCAGGGATGATTAGGGATTCTTCTTACCTTCCCATCAAAGATTCAGCAACTGGTGGCAGACTGTATTCAAGGCCAAATCAGAACAACATGTAA